One Mycolicibacterium sarraceniae genomic window carries:
- the sucB gene encoding 2-oxoglutarate dehydrogenase, E2 component, dihydrolipoamide succinyltransferase — translation MAVSVQMPALGESVTEGTVTRWLKQEGDTVEVDEPLLEVSTDKVDTEIPSPVSGVLTKIVAQEDATVEVGGELAVIGEAGEAAESAPAPAAEEPAAQEPEPAGEPASESSGSSTSVVMPELGESVTEGTVTRWLKKVGDSVAVDDPLVEVSTDKVDTEIPSPVAGTLIRITAEEDDTVAVGGELAKIGDAGAAPQAAPEPKPAPAPAPKPEPEPKPEPKPEPAPRQAPAPAAADKGAAGDGSPYVTPLVRKLAVENGIDLASVKGTGVGGRIRKQDVLAAAEAKKAPAAAAAPAAAAPAAAAPAAASAPSPLAHLRGTTQKANRIRQITAKKTRESLQTTAQLTQTHEVDMTKIVALRAKAKTSFAEREGVNLTYLPFIARAVIDALKAHPNINASYNEDTKEITYYDAENLGFAVDTEQGLLSPVVHNAGDLSLAGLARAIHDIADRARSGNLKPDELSGGTFTITNIGSQGALFDTPILVPPQAAMLGTGAIVKRPRVIVDDSGNESIGVRSVSYLPLTYDHRLIDGADAGRFLTTIKRRLEEGAFEADLGL, via the coding sequence ATGGCCGTCTCCGTCCAGATGCCGGCACTTGGTGAAAGCGTCACCGAGGGGACCGTCACCCGGTGGCTGAAGCAAGAGGGCGATACCGTCGAGGTCGACGAACCTCTGCTTGAGGTGTCGACCGACAAAGTCGACACGGAGATCCCTTCACCGGTGTCGGGTGTGCTGACCAAAATCGTCGCCCAGGAAGACGCCACCGTCGAGGTCGGCGGCGAGCTCGCGGTCATCGGCGAAGCCGGCGAGGCAGCCGAATCAGCGCCCGCTCCCGCAGCCGAGGAGCCGGCCGCTCAAGAACCCGAACCAGCCGGCGAGCCAGCCTCTGAGTCGTCGGGGTCTTCGACCTCGGTGGTGATGCCCGAGCTCGGTGAGTCCGTCACCGAGGGCACCGTGACCCGGTGGCTGAAAAAGGTCGGCGACTCGGTCGCCGTCGACGACCCGCTGGTCGAGGTGTCCACCGACAAGGTCGACACTGAAATCCCCTCACCGGTGGCCGGGACGCTGATCAGGATCACCGCCGAAGAGGACGACACCGTCGCAGTCGGTGGCGAGCTGGCCAAGATCGGCGATGCCGGTGCCGCACCGCAAGCCGCACCCGAGCCCAAGCCGGCACCCGCGCCCGCGCCCAAACCGGAACCGGAACCCAAGCCCGAACCGAAGCCGGAACCCGCACCCAGGCAGGCACCTGCCCCTGCGGCGGCCGATAAGGGCGCCGCAGGCGACGGCAGCCCCTACGTCACCCCGCTGGTGCGAAAGCTGGCTGTCGAGAACGGTATTGACCTCGCCAGCGTCAAGGGCACCGGCGTCGGCGGCCGAATCCGCAAGCAGGATGTGCTGGCTGCTGCTGAGGCCAAGAAGGCCCCCGCCGCTGCGGCCGCTCCCGCGGCTGCGGCACCGGCGGCCGCCGCCCCGGCAGCGGCATCGGCGCCGTCACCGCTGGCCCACCTGCGCGGCACGACGCAGAAGGCAAACCGGATCCGGCAGATCACCGCTAAGAAGACCCGCGAATCTCTGCAGACCACCGCGCAGTTGACGCAGACCCACGAAGTCGACATGACCAAGATCGTGGCGCTGCGGGCCAAGGCGAAGACCAGCTTCGCCGAACGCGAAGGGGTCAACCTGACCTATCTCCCGTTCATCGCCCGCGCGGTGATCGATGCGCTCAAGGCGCATCCGAACATCAACGCGAGCTACAACGAGGACACCAAGGAGATCACCTACTACGACGCCGAGAACCTCGGCTTCGCAGTGGACACCGAGCAGGGTCTGCTCTCGCCGGTGGTGCACAACGCCGGTGACCTGTCCCTGGCCGGGCTGGCACGCGCCATTCACGACATCGCCGACCGGGCCCGCAGCGGCAACCTCAAACCCGATGAGCTGTCCGGTGGCACGTTCACGATCACCAACATCGGCAGCCAGGGCGCGTTGTTCGACACTCCGATCCTGGTGCCGCCGCAAGCCGCGATGCTCGGTACCGGCGCGATCGTGAAACGCCCCCGGGTGATCGTCGACGACTCCGGTAACGAGTCAATCGGCGTGCGATCGGTGTCCTACCTGCCACTCACCTACGATCACCGGCTGATCGACGGGGCCGATGCCGGCCGATTCTTGACCACCATCAAGCGGCGGCTCGAAGAAGGGGCATTCGAGGCCGACTTGGGCCTGTGA